The proteins below come from a single Marinobacter bohaiensis genomic window:
- a CDS encoding replication-associated recombination protein A produces the protein MQGGLFAEEKGFQPLAARMRPHSLAEYAGQQHLVGPGKPLRRAVEDGQLHSMILWGPPGVGKTTFAKLLADTADIAFESLSAVLSGVKDIRDAVERARNRKQVEGRDTLLFVDEVHRFNKSQQDAFLPHIEDGTVIFVGATTENPSFELNSALLSRTRVYVLKNLAADDLKALLRRALDSETGLNGRLAVPEALLDVIATAADGDARRGLNILEVASDLAQDNGEGVAELTETDLEQVMQSSLRRFDKGGDVFYDQISAMHKSVRGSDPDGALYWMCRMLDGGADPLYIARRLVRIAIEDIGNADPRALRLSLDAWDTQERLGSPEGELGLAQAATYLSLAPKSNAVELAYNQCMADIRQQPDYEVPVHLRNAPTSLLKSMGHGAEYRYAHDEPDAFAAGEAYLPEALHGVRYYQPAPRGLEIKLREKRERLDARNEASPQQRYPAGKHPS, from the coding sequence ATGCAGGGCGGGCTGTTTGCCGAGGAAAAGGGGTTCCAGCCCCTGGCCGCTCGCATGCGGCCTCACTCGCTGGCGGAATACGCCGGTCAGCAGCACCTGGTGGGGCCGGGCAAACCTTTGCGGCGCGCCGTGGAAGACGGGCAGCTCCATTCGATGATTCTCTGGGGCCCGCCCGGCGTGGGCAAGACCACTTTCGCCAAGCTCCTGGCGGACACCGCGGACATCGCCTTCGAGAGCCTCTCGGCGGTGCTCAGTGGCGTCAAGGACATCCGCGATGCGGTGGAGCGAGCCCGCAACCGCAAGCAGGTGGAAGGTCGCGATACGCTGTTGTTCGTGGACGAGGTGCACCGCTTCAACAAGAGTCAGCAGGATGCCTTCCTGCCGCACATCGAGGATGGCACCGTGATCTTCGTCGGCGCGACGACGGAGAACCCGTCCTTCGAGCTCAACAGCGCCCTGCTGTCGCGCACCCGGGTCTATGTGCTCAAGAACCTGGCAGCGGACGACCTGAAGGCGTTGTTGCGCCGGGCGCTGGACAGCGAGACCGGGCTGAACGGGCGCCTGGCGGTGCCGGAAGCCCTGCTGGACGTCATCGCCACCGCCGCCGACGGCGATGCCCGACGCGGACTGAACATTCTGGAGGTGGCGTCCGACCTGGCCCAGGACAACGGCGAGGGCGTCGCCGAGCTGACCGAGACGGATCTGGAACAGGTGATGCAGTCCAGCCTGCGTCGCTTCGACAAGGGTGGTGACGTCTTCTACGACCAGATCTCGGCCATGCACAAATCCGTGCGCGGCTCCGATCCCGACGGCGCGCTGTACTGGATGTGCCGGATGCTGGATGGCGGTGCCGATCCGCTCTACATCGCCCGCCGCCTGGTGCGGATTGCCATCGAGGACATCGGCAATGCCGATCCCCGGGCATTGCGGTTGAGTCTGGATGCCTGGGACACCCAGGAGCGGCTGGGATCGCCCGAGGGCGAGCTGGGGCTGGCCCAGGCGGCGACGTACCTGTCACTGGCGCCCAAGAGCAATGCCGTCGAGCTGGCCTATAACCAGTGTATGGCGGACATCCGCCAGCAACCGGACTACGAGGTGCCGGTTCACCTGCGCAATGCGCCCACCTCGCTGCTCAAATCCATGGGGCACGGTGCCGAATACCGCTACGCGCACGACGAGCCGGATGCGTTTGCCGCCGGGGAAGCGTATTTACCCGAAGCCCTGCATGGGGTACGTTATTACCAGCCGGCGCCCCGCGGCCTGGAAATCAAACTCCGGGAAAAACGGGAAAGGCTGGACGCTCGCAACGAGGCGAGCCCGCAGCAGCGCTATCCCGCCGGCAAACACCCGTCCTGA
- the serS gene encoding serine--tRNA ligase, with product MLDPKLVRSQTEDIARRLAVRNYTFDIEAFQSLESRRRSLQVRTEELQSEQNKRSKAIGKAKAAGEDIQPLLDAVEDLKQQRGEAEDELRGLQAELNEFLSGIPNVPDDTVPAGKDEDDNVELRQWGTLPAFDFEPKDHVDLGQALGGLDFDAAARLAQSRFAVMRGGVARLHRALAQFMLNTHTDEHGYTETYLPYLVNANTLFGTGQLPKFEEDLFKMEGEHPLYLIPTAEVPATNLAGDNILKADELPLRMVCHTPCFRSEAGSYGRDVRGMIRQHQFDKVELIHIVRPEDSEQALEILTGHAETILQKLELPYRVVELCGGDIGFSAARTYDLEVWLPGQGKYREISSCSNTRDFQARRMQARWRNPETNKPELVHTLNGSGLAVGRTLIAILENYQQADGSVRVPEVLKPYMGGLDVLKP from the coding sequence ATGCTCGATCCCAAACTCGTTCGCAGCCAGACTGAAGACATTGCCCGCCGGCTCGCCGTGCGCAACTACACCTTCGATATCGAGGCGTTCCAGTCGCTGGAATCCCGTCGCCGGTCCCTGCAGGTCCGCACCGAAGAGCTTCAGAGTGAGCAGAACAAGCGATCGAAAGCGATCGGCAAGGCCAAGGCAGCCGGTGAGGATATCCAGCCGCTGCTCGATGCGGTCGAGGACCTAAAGCAACAGCGTGGCGAAGCGGAAGACGAGCTGCGCGGACTCCAGGCGGAACTGAACGAGTTCCTGTCCGGCATTCCCAATGTCCCGGATGACACCGTACCCGCCGGCAAGGACGAGGACGACAACGTCGAACTGCGTCAGTGGGGCACGCTGCCGGCGTTCGATTTCGAACCGAAAGATCACGTCGACCTCGGCCAGGCGCTGGGCGGCCTTGATTTTGATGCGGCGGCCCGTCTTGCCCAGTCGCGCTTTGCGGTCATGCGTGGGGGCGTGGCCCGTCTTCACCGGGCGTTGGCGCAGTTCATGCTCAATACCCATACCGACGAGCACGGCTACACGGAGACCTATCTACCGTATCTGGTCAACGCCAACACGCTGTTCGGTACCGGCCAGTTGCCCAAGTTCGAGGAAGACCTGTTCAAGATGGAGGGGGAGCATCCGCTCTACCTGATTCCGACCGCCGAGGTGCCCGCCACCAACCTGGCCGGGGACAACATCCTCAAGGCGGATGAGCTGCCTCTGCGGATGGTGTGCCACACGCCGTGTTTCCGGAGCGAGGCGGGATCCTACGGCCGGGACGTGCGCGGCATGATTCGCCAGCACCAGTTTGACAAGGTGGAGCTGATCCACATTGTACGGCCGGAGGATTCCGAGCAGGCGCTGGAAATCCTGACCGGTCATGCCGAAACCATCCTGCAGAAGCTGGAGTTGCCATACCGGGTGGTCGAGCTCTGTGGCGGCGATATCGGCTTCTCCGCAGCCCGCACCTACGACCTGGAAGTCTGGCTGCCGGGGCAGGGCAAGTACCGGGAGATTTCGTCCTGCAGCAACACCCGGGATTTCCAGGCCCGCCGCATGCAGGCGCGTTGGCGCAACCCGGAAACCAACAAGCCGGAGCTGGTGCATACGCTGAACGGTTCGGGTCTGGCGGTGGGCCGCACCCTGATCGCGATCCTGGAGAACTATCAGCAGGCCGACGGCAGCGTACGCGTGCCCGAGGTTCTCAAGCCCTACATGGGCGGCCTGGACGTACTGAAGCCCTGA